The following proteins come from a genomic window of Nocardioides albertanoniae:
- a CDS encoding ferredoxin yields the protein MKVAADLDLCQGHQECLAEAPELFGFDDDSYQVVVRVSEPSAGQLDAARAAVKYCPAFALTLVEAEPETIDRED from the coding sequence ATGAAGGTCGCCGCTGACCTGGATCTGTGCCAGGGGCACCAGGAGTGCCTCGCCGAGGCGCCGGAGCTCTTTGGCTTCGACGACGACAGCTACCAGGTCGTCGTACGCGTCAGCGAACCGTCCGCCGGCCAACTGGACGCCGCGCGGGCGGCCGTCAAGTACTGCCCTGCTTTCGCTCTCACCTTGGTCGAAGCGGAGCCCGAGACAATCGATAGGGAGGACTGA